From the genome of Vicia villosa cultivar HV-30 ecotype Madison, WI linkage group LG2, Vvil1.0, whole genome shotgun sequence, one region includes:
- the LOC131647775 gene encoding uncharacterized protein LOC131647775 translates to MAHAACSFIQMPLLRTTNYKSSPKKPMTITITCSNHIYKGKRGERSRNGGYGPGPQTNSIKLQSTTTTRNLQLDNIYATSTLSNVNDQDDHNASSPKRIANLDYHYEI, encoded by the exons ATGGCTCATGCTGCTTGTAGTTTCATACAAATGCCACTGCTGCGAACAACCAATTATAAATCTTCTCCTAAAAAACCTATGACTATTACTAT AACATGTTCCAACCATATATATAAAGGAAAAAGAGGTGAAAGAAGCAGAAATGGAGGGTATGGACCTGGCCCACAGACGAATAGCATTAAACTCCAAAGCACAACAACGACAAGAAATCTTCAACTTGACAACATTTATGCTACATCAACGTTGAGTAATGTTAACGATCAAGATGATCACAACGCAAGTAGTCCTAAAAGGATTGCCAACTTAGATTATCATTATGAAATATGA